Genomic DNA from Alicyclobacillus fastidiosus:
ATTCGCTTGTTCGCCGCAAGTGAGAAGCAGGCGGTTGCCCATTCTTGTCGCGCGCCCTGGCATACGATGGAGGGAAAGCGGGGTGGCCCAACTTGAAATATCATGATATGTTAGCGCGTCTTGGCGTCGCGAACGCCCACCCTGGCGGTGGGAATCTGTCGGCGGTGTGGATGAATGCTATATCCGTGCCCGACGCAGGCGAGATTTTGGACCTCGGCTGCGGCAATGGCGCCACGGCGTGTGCCTTGGCAAAACGCTGGCCTTGCCAGGTGACAGCTCTTGACATTCGCTCTAAAATGCTTGAGAACACGCGGCGCCGAGCTCGCCGTGAGGGGGTGACCATCCGTACGGTCCGCGGATCGGCCGAGGCGCTTCCATTCCCCGATCACCAGTTCGATCTGGTCGTCTGTGAGTCGGTGCTCGTCTTTGTCCGACTCCCTCGCGCCCTGTCGGAAATCAGTCGCGTTTTAAAGCCGAGCGGCCAGGTCGTCGACGTGGAAATGATGACGCTGCGGCCGGTTACCCCCGAATGGCGTGATGGTGTGAGGCAAATTTACGGGGTGGAGCAGGTTCCTGATCTGGCGGGCTGGAGAACTGCGTTCAAGAGGGCTGGATTTGCGTGTGAAGTGTTGCGATCAGGTCCTATCGAGAGGTTGGATATGTCCGACAATCAGCGCGACGATGAGGCAGTTGACCGCTATGCGCTGTCTGATCCGCAGGTACTTCAGTTGATTGAGGCCAATGGCAGGTGGCTGGAAGCGAATCACCGTACGATGGGCTACGGGGTCTTTTTGTTGAGTCCGGCGAATTCAGCGACATAAACCGCTGGAAGGCAGGGGATAGTATGGTCTGACACCGCAATTTTGCAAACGGCGAGGCGAAAGCGGCTGTGCTGTATGACGATGACGATGATGCGGCTTGCTCAAAAGGCTGGTAAACGGCCTGTGGAAAATGGCGAACGGATGTCGACCATGAAGTTTAGGCTGCGGAGGAAGGTCATACACGACGATGTTCTTGCGACGTCGTGCTGCGGATGGCAGACACCGCAATGAGCGCGATCGCGCCGCACAGCATCACCTTTCCTCTCGCTCGCTCTGTGAACGCGGTGTTTAAATACCGGCGGCAGTCTGCCGCCGGTCGATTTTTGTGCCTGTGCACCCGCATCGTTCACAGACTCACTGGTATAAAGTCGACGTAATCGGCACTGACCAATTGATAGCGGGTCCCATTTCGAGTGTCGTTGAACGCATATCGATGACTGCCCCCATGAAGATGTCCATAGACGCACAACTCCACGCGATACTCTTCCAATACGCGGGTAAATACCGTCTCCTCGCCGTCGACGCCCAAAGGCGGGTAGTGCAACATGCAAACGATGGGTTGCCCACTTTTCGCGGCGTGATCGAGCGAGAGTCTTAGGCGATGAACCTCTCGCTGCAAAATGTGCTCATCCTCTTCGTGGAAGCTCGGGTGGCTCGGCAGTACCCATCCACGTGTGCCAGCCACGGTGACATGCTCAATCGGAAGGCTGTCGTTTTGAATCGCATACATCTGTTGCGGCAGTATACTCCGAACTTTGCCGATGCCACTCCACCAGTAATCGTGGTTGCCGCGAATCATCACTTTGGCACCTGGCAGCGAATCAATCCATTGGATATCGGACACGGCCTCATCCAACGTCATCGCCCACGAAATGTCCCCTGGAATGAGCACCGTGTCTTCCGGAGATACGATTGAAGTCCAGCGCTCGCGGATCTTGTCGGCGTGGTCTGCCCAGGCTTCCCCGAACACGTCCATCGGTTTGTCAACTGAGTTGGCGAGATGAAGGTCACCGATCGCATATAAGGCCATTGGGTAACAAGCCCTCCTCTGACTGCTCATGATACCACGGAACCCCTACGCTTGCCGAATGATCATCGCAAATGGTCGGCTCTTGCTGAATGATGGAATGCGTGGATGCCAAATGCGCTTTCAAAATGATTCAGATTCATACGGTACGAGATGGATGACCCAAGCGTTTCATGACATGCTGGTCGCAGGGGGTGAATGGATGACGCAGTGGACTGACGAGCAACGCACAATTATCGACGAACCATTTCGTTCCACCGTCGTGATTGCGGCACCGGGGAGCGGAAAGACGTCGGTGCTGACGGAACGAATTGCGACCGTGGTGCGGCGCGACAGGATTGCCCCAAACCGAATTTTGGCGGTCACCTTCACCAGGCAAGCTGCAGAACACATGAGGCAGAAGCTGACTAGGCACGACTTGTTGACGTTTCGCGCGACGGAGTCCTTGCGGATCGGCACTTTCCACGCGCAGATTTTTCGTGCGCTGCTGGAGGTGACCCCGAACATCCCCGTGTTGTTGAACACCCGCGAACAGTTCACGATGATGCGAACCGCGATGTGCCGAGTCGTTCGAAAGGCGGATGAGATCACGCATCGCGCCGTGATCGAGCGGCTGACGGAATACTCGCGGGTCGTTGGGTGCGGCATCCGACCTGCGAGCCGTGAATCCGGTCGCGTTTTCACGGCATACACAAAGCTGAAACGAGCGCGCAACCGTTGGGATTATGACGATATCCTACTGGCTGGCGCCAGCGCGGTGGAAAAGGGGATTGACTTGCCCTTTTTTGACAGGTTGCAATACTTGTTAGTCGATGAGTTTCAAGATACGAACGCGGTGCAGTGGGCGCTCGTGGCGGCGATGCACCACCGCTACCAAATACCGATCTTTGTGGTTGGCGACGATGACCAGTCCGTGTATGGGTTTCGAGGAGCTTCTCCCGGCTATTTGCAACGGTGTTCAAGCGCCACTCGAGATTGCGCAGAAATGCTGTTGACGCACAACTTCCGATCCGATACATCGATTGTCCATTGCGCAGAGCAGTTGATTCGACACGTCGCACACCGAATTGACAAGCCACTCCGACCGGTGTCGCAAACGCCCGGACTTGTCCGCATAGCGATGGTCCGCGATGAGGGGGATGAGGCAGCAGCAGTGGTTGCCCTTGTCCGGTTCATCCTACAGATTCGTCCACAAGCGACGATTGGCATACTCGCGCGCACGCGTCGACAACTGTACCTCACCTGGAGGCAAATGGATACAGCTGTTGGCGGGGGAGCGAACGCCTTGAACGCCGTTCAGTTTCGCACCTTTCACGATAGTAAAGGGCGCGAGTGGGACGTCGTCGTCCTGCTCGATTTGGTGGTTTCCAGAGCAGTATGCCGCGATGCCGAACTCGATGACGATGAACGAAGACTTCAATACGTCGCGATGACGAGGGCGAGGTATGTACTCGTCGGCTTTGTTCCAATGCAGATGGCGGGGCGCAAGACTAACGTGGCACCATTTGTCTTTGAATCGGGATTGGAACCGGCCCCGTTGATAACTGCGACGCTCATGGAGGAGGTTGAAAATGCACTGACCGTGCATACGGAGGTTTCGTGTTGACTCTATCACGTCAGGGTGATATATTAGTCGACGTCGCTTCGGCGGCACTGCTGAACAAACAGGATATATACCGAGTCACCTGGACATCGGTTCACACGTTTGAACCACAGTGTTCGAACAAGCTGAAGCAAAATGTTCCAGTAGACAGCGATGCTAGATTCGTGGTATAGTATCTGAGCTGCTTTGAGCGGCACTGTTCAAATGGTTCCTTGAAAACTAAACACACACGCCTAAAAGTTTCGGTCGAGACGACAGTCGTCGTCGAGACATTATGAAGTAACGCCAGTAACATTTTTTGAGAGTTTGATCCTGGCTCAGGACGAACGCTGGCGGCGTGCCTAATACATGCAAGTCGAGCGAACCCTTCGGGGTTAGCGGCGGACGGGTGAGTAACACGTGGGCAATCTGCCTGTCAGACTGGAATAACACTCGGAAACGGGTGCTAATGCCGGATGACACACGGGAAGGCATCTTCCTGTGTTGAAAGGTGCAACTGCACCGCTGATAGAGGAGCCCGCGGCGCATTAGCTAGTTGGTGAGGTAACGGCTCACCAAGGCGACGATGCGTAGCCGACCTGAGAGGGTGACCGGCCACACTGGGACTGAGACACGGCCCAGACTCCTACGGGAGGCAGCAGTAGGGAATCTTCCGCAATGGGCGCAAGCCTGACGGAGCAACGCCGCGTGAGCGAAGAAGGCCTTCGGGTTGTAAAGCTCTGTTGCTCGGGGAGAGCGACAAGGAGAGTGGAAAGCTCCTTGTGAGACGGTACCGAGTGAGGAAGCCCCGGCTAACTACGTGCCAGCAGCCGCGGTAATACGTAGGGGGCAAGCGTTGTCCGGAATCACTGGGCGTAAAGCGTGCGTAGGCGGTTGTGTAAGTCTGGAGTGAAAGTCCAAGGCTCAACCTTGGGATTGCTTTGGAAACTGCATAACTTGAGTGCTGGAGAGGCAAGGGGAATTCCACGTGTAGCGGTGAAATGCGTAGATATGTGGAGGAATACCAGTGGCGAAGGCGCCTTGCTGGACAGTGACTGACGCTGAGGCACGAAAGCGTGGGGAGCAAACAGGATTAGATACCCTGGTAGTCCACGCCGTAAACGATGAGTGCTAGGTGTTGGGGGGACACACCCCAGTGCCGAAGGAAACCCAATAAGCACTCCGCCTGGGGAGTACGGTCGCAAGACTGAAACTCAAAGGAATTGACGGGGGCCCGCACAAGCAGTGGAGCATGTGGTTTAATTCGAAGCAACGCGAAGAACCTTACCAGGGCTTGACATCCCTCTGACCGGACTAGAGATAGTCCTTCCCTTCGGGGCAGAGGAGACAGGTGGTGCATGGTTGTCGTCAGCTCGTGTCGTGAGATGTTGGGTTAAGTCCCGCAACGAGCGCAACCCTTGACCTGTGTTACCAGCACGTAATGGTGGGGACTCACAGGTGACTGCCGGCGTAAGTCGGAGGAAGGCGGGGATGACGTCAAATCATCATGCCCTTTATGTCCTGGGCTACACACGTGCTACAATGGGCGGTACAACGGGAAGCGAAGCCGCGAGGTGGAGCAAAACCTAAAAAGCCGTTCGTAGTTCGGATTGCAGGCTGCAACTCGCCTGCATGAAGCCGGAATTGCTAGTAATCGCGGATCAGCATGCCGCGGTGAATCCGTTCCCGGGCCTTGTACACACCGCCCGTCACACCACGAGAGTCGGCAACACCCGAAGTCGGTGAGGTAACCTTAGGGAGCCAGCCGCCGAAGGTGGGGTTGATGATTGGGGTGAAGTCGTAACAAGGTAGCCGTATCGGAAGGTGCGGCTGGATCACCTCCTTTCTACGGAGAAACAAGGCTTTTAGGACGTGGGTGTTTAGTTTTGAGGGAGCCAAAGCCCATGTGGCTAGGTAAACTCAAAGCGCGTTTCAAGATGCGAGGAGTACAAGGCGGGAGGACGATGACGAGTCGAGCGTACTTTGTGTACGTGAGCGAGTCAGAGGACGACCAACGAAGGAATCCGAAGCAGATTGGAAGGCGCGTGGTACCTTGGCAACTGAATATGGAACAACCTCTAAAGAAGTAAACCGGTAACCGTAAATGCGTAACAGGTTAACAATAGCCGGATTTATGGATGGAATAATCACCTCTGGTGGTTAGGAAGTCAAAACGGTGAAGTTAGAAAGAGCGCACGGAGGATGCCTAGGCGCCAAGAGCCGAAGAAGGACGGGGCGAACACCGAAATGCCACGGGGAGCTGTAAGCGAGCATTGAGCCGTGGATGTCCGAATGGGGA
This window encodes:
- a CDS encoding class I SAM-dependent methyltransferase, which produces MKYHDMLARLGVANAHPGGGNLSAVWMNAISVPDAGEILDLGCGNGATACALAKRWPCQVTALDIRSKMLENTRRRARREGVTIRTVRGSAEALPFPDHQFDLVVCESVLVFVRLPRALSEISRVLKPSGQVVDVEMMTLRPVTPEWRDGVRQIYGVEQVPDLAGWRTAFKRAGFACEVLRSGPIERLDMSDNQRDDEAVDRYALSDPQVLQLIEANGRWLEANHRTMGYGVFLLSPANSAT
- a CDS encoding ATP-dependent helicase yields the protein MTQWTDEQRTIIDEPFRSTVVIAAPGSGKTSVLTERIATVVRRDRIAPNRILAVTFTRQAAEHMRQKLTRHDLLTFRATESLRIGTFHAQIFRALLEVTPNIPVLLNTREQFTMMRTAMCRVVRKADEITHRAVIERLTEYSRVVGCGIRPASRESGRVFTAYTKLKRARNRWDYDDILLAGASAVEKGIDLPFFDRLQYLLVDEFQDTNAVQWALVAAMHHRYQIPIFVVGDDDQSVYGFRGASPGYLQRCSSATRDCAEMLLTHNFRSDTSIVHCAEQLIRHVAHRIDKPLRPVSQTPGLVRIAMVRDEGDEAAAVVALVRFILQIRPQATIGILARTRRQLYLTWRQMDTAVGGGANALNAVQFRTFHDSKGREWDVVVLLDLVVSRAVCRDAELDDDERRLQYVAMTRARYVLVGFVPMQMAGRKTNVAPFVFESGLEPAPLITATLMEEVENALTVHTEVSC
- a CDS encoding metallophosphoesterase — encoded protein: MALYAIGDLHLANSVDKPMDVFGEAWADHADKIRERWTSIVSPEDTVLIPGDISWAMTLDEAVSDIQWIDSLPGAKVMIRGNHDYWWSGIGKVRSILPQQMYAIQNDSLPIEHVTVAGTRGWVLPSHPSFHEEDEHILQREVHRLRLSLDHAAKSGQPIVCMLHYPPLGVDGEETVFTRVLEEYRVELCVYGHLHGGSHRYAFNDTRNGTRYQLVSADYVDFIPVSL